The following coding sequences lie in one Euhalothece natronophila Z-M001 genomic window:
- the psbA gene encoding photosystem II q(b) protein yields the protein MTTTLQQQQSQNVWERFCQWVTSTNNRLYIGWFGVLMIPTLLTATTCFIIAFIAAPPVDIDGIREPVAGSLLYGNNIISGAVVPSSNAIGLHFYPIWEAASLDEWLYNGGPYQLIAFHFLIGVFCYLGREWELSYRLGMRPWICVAFSAPVAAATAVFLIYPIGQGSFSDGMPLGISGTFNFMFVFQAEHNILMHPFHMLGVAGVFGGALFSAMHGSLVTSSLVRETTENESQNNGYKFGQEEETYNIVAAHGYFGRLIFQYASFNNSRSLHFFLAAWPVIGIWFTALGVSTMAFNLNGFNFNQSVIDSQGRVINTWADVLNRANLGFEVMHERNAHNFPLDLASGEATPVAMQAPEING from the coding sequence ATGACAACCACCTTACAACAACAGCAAAGCCAAAACGTTTGGGAACGGTTTTGCCAGTGGGTGACCAGCACCAACAACCGCCTTTACATCGGCTGGTTCGGTGTCTTAATGATCCCCACCCTCTTAACCGCAACCACCTGCTTCATCATCGCCTTCATCGCAGCACCTCCTGTAGATATCGACGGCATTCGTGAACCCGTAGCTGGTTCTCTCCTCTACGGAAACAACATCATCTCTGGAGCAGTAGTTCCCTCCTCCAACGCCATCGGACTGCACTTCTATCCCATCTGGGAAGCAGCTAGCCTTGACGAATGGCTCTACAACGGTGGCCCCTATCAGCTCATCGCCTTCCACTTCTTAATCGGAGTCTTCTGCTACCTCGGACGTGAGTGGGAACTCTCCTATCGTTTAGGAATGCGCCCCTGGATTTGCGTAGCCTTCTCCGCACCAGTAGCAGCAGCCACCGCAGTCTTCTTAATCTATCCCATCGGACAAGGAAGCTTCTCCGACGGAATGCCCTTAGGAATCAGTGGAACCTTCAACTTCATGTTCGTGTTCCAAGCTGAGCACAACATCTTAATGCACCCCTTCCATATGCTCGGTGTTGCCGGGGTATTCGGAGGCGCCTTATTCTCCGCCATGCACGGTTCTCTCGTTACCTCCAGCTTAGTACGTGAGACCACCGAAAACGAAAGCCAAAACAACGGCTACAAATTCGGACAAGAAGAAGAAACCTACAACATCGTTGCAGCCCACGGTTACTTTGGTCGCTTAATCTTCCAATACGCCAGCTTCAACAACAGCCGTAGCCTCCACTTCTTCTTAGCAGCGTGGCCAGTCATCGGAATCTGGTTTACCGCGTTAGGTGTAAGCACCATGGCGTTCAACCTCAACGGATTCAACTTCAACCAGTCGGTAATTGACAGTCAAGGACGTGTCATCAACACTTGGGCAGACGTATTAAACCGCGCGAACCTCGGATTTGAGGTCATGCACGAACGTAACGCTCATAACTTCCCCTTAGACTTAGCCTCTGGTGAAGCGACTCCTGTTGCCATGCAAGCACCTGAAATCAATGGCTAA